In Paenibacillus sp. FSL M7-0420, a single genomic region encodes these proteins:
- a CDS encoding response regulator has product MPRILIVDDESVFRKGLRKMIAAVGGGWEVVGEAIDGYDALDKLAELTPEVLLTDIRMPRMDGIQLQQVAGERFKDLMTVVVSGYDEFAYVQQSMREGAKDYLMKPVEREELGRVLERLGRELAERQALPARKEEPWQVQPVLKRHVAGHLIESLLKGRTQGSDLQLLRELGFAFGHRYFICMVIKLDKHSVEKERYLRGDPSLFLLYIQQVVQEMIDRHATGLSFVLSDTEVVALLNTADPQHPLSAPGTLGDMIRRQIRSLSNLTVTIGVSNPAEGLPGIPKAYNEAGIALLYRLIEGGDKLLEYASMTQRPHSGGPLKWSWELLEKSITAGRVAGIGPIVEHMIEELCSTAESPESIHQQLCKLLLYYYELSEELEVTEAWLGSKDIRKVLFDVCSLSSRQELAESCRELLLTLTRCIAESRAAKDIDPVAAAQRYISQHYDRPLSLKEVADEVYLNPAYFSNLFKQKTGITFIGFLTRIRLEEACKKLAFTDDKISRIAEDTGFGNVRHFNRVFKNSSGLSPKEYRDSTRMVQAASMGGRKWPADGRRAGD; this is encoded by the coding sequence TTGCCTAGAATACTGATTGTTGACGATGAATCGGTCTTCCGTAAAGGCCTGCGCAAGATGATCGCCGCCGTGGGTGGGGGCTGGGAGGTAGTTGGTGAAGCCATCGACGGCTACGATGCCCTCGACAAGCTGGCCGAGCTGACCCCTGAGGTGCTGCTCACCGATATCCGTATGCCGCGGATGGACGGCATCCAGCTTCAACAAGTGGCCGGGGAGCGCTTCAAGGATCTGATGACCGTTGTGGTCAGCGGCTATGATGAATTCGCTTATGTGCAGCAGTCCATGCGGGAGGGGGCGAAGGACTATCTGATGAAGCCGGTCGAACGCGAGGAGCTGGGCCGCGTACTGGAGCGGCTGGGCCGGGAGCTGGCTGAACGCCAGGCGCTGCCTGCGCGCAAGGAGGAACCGTGGCAGGTCCAGCCGGTGCTGAAGCGGCATGTGGCCGGCCACCTGATTGAGAGTCTGCTGAAGGGCCGGACGCAAGGCAGCGACCTCCAGCTGCTGCGCGAGCTGGGCTTTGCCTTCGGGCACCGCTATTTCATCTGCATGGTGATCAAGCTGGATAAGCATTCGGTGGAGAAGGAGCGTTATCTGCGGGGCGACCCGTCCCTGTTCCTCCTGTATATCCAGCAGGTGGTTCAGGAGATGATTGACCGCCATGCTACAGGACTAAGCTTTGTGCTGTCGGATACCGAGGTGGTGGCGCTGCTGAATACAGCAGATCCGCAGCACCCCCTGTCCGCGCCGGGCACCCTGGGGGATATGATCCGCAGGCAGATCCGTTCGCTGTCCAATCTGACCGTGACGATTGGGGTCAGCAATCCCGCCGAAGGCCTGCCGGGAATCCCGAAGGCCTACAATGAGGCCGGAATTGCCCTCTTGTACCGGTTGATTGAGGGCGGCGACAAGCTGCTGGAGTATGCCAGCATGACGCAGCGTCCGCATTCCGGCGGCCCGCTGAAATGGTCCTGGGAGCTGCTGGAGAAGTCGATTACCGCCGGCAGAGTGGCGGGGATCGGCCCGATTGTCGAACATATGATTGAAGAGCTGTGCAGCACGGCGGAATCACCGGAGAGCATCCATCAGCAGCTCTGCAAGCTGCTGCTGTACTACTACGAATTGTCCGAGGAGCTTGAGGTGACCGAAGCGTGGCTGGGGTCGAAGGATATCCGCAAGGTGCTGTTCGATGTCTGCAGCCTCTCCTCGCGGCAGGAGCTGGCTGAGAGCTGCCGGGAGCTGCTGCTCACCCTGACCCGCTGCATTGCGGAGTCCAGGGCCGCGAAGGATATCGATCCGGTCGCTGCCGCCCAGCGTTACATTTCGCAGCATTACGATCGTCCGCTGAGCCTCAAGGAGGTAGCGGATGAAGTGTATCTGAATCCGGCGTATTTCAGCAATCTGTTCAAGCAGAAGACCGGCATCACCTTTATTGGGTTCCTTACGCGTATCCGCCTGGAAGAGGCCTGCAAAAAGCTGGCCTTCACGGATGACAAGATCAGCAGAATCGCGGAGGATACCGGCTTCGGCAATGTACGGCACTTCAACCGCGTGTTCAAGAACAGCAGCGGTTTATCGCCCAAAGAATACAGGGACAGCACCCGCATGGTGCAGGCGGCTTCTATGGGTGGCCGGAAGTGGCCAGCTGACGGACGTAGAGCAGGAGATTAA
- a CDS encoding histidine--tRNA ligase → MQNIKGTYDYFGREQAIRQKVRTTLQELFELYGFEPMDTTLLNELELLTSKYAGGDEILREMYQLADQGGRRLGLRYDLTIPFAKVIALNPGIEFPYRRYEIGKVFRDGPVKKGRLREFLQCDADVAGIAGPQAEAELMQLAAEAFRRLDIPVVLKWNNRRFLGEILGAAFVPPEEQLSVMLTLDKLAKIGSGGVLAELTDKQLTAQTVTLISELLELTNPGFEELVERYKLEGLPGTLEVQALQQLIDAVGLADMCVFDPFLSRGLSFYTGTVYEIFDASGGYPSSLGGGGRYDAIIGKLVGRDDIEYPTVGISFGMESIMALLGERREQAAAERSGVLIIPIGGYLPQALVAAASLRSAGIRTTVDTGTRKLKKTLATASAKGIRYVIMVGESEAAEGKLRLKDMELGSEQLVTTEEAVRSIAL, encoded by the coding sequence ATGCAGAATATTAAAGGAACTTATGATTATTTCGGCCGGGAGCAGGCCATCCGCCAGAAGGTGCGGACTACGCTTCAGGAGCTGTTTGAGCTGTACGGCTTCGAGCCAATGGATACGACCCTGCTGAATGAGCTGGAGCTGCTGACCTCCAAATACGCCGGGGGCGATGAGATTCTGCGCGAGATGTACCAGCTGGCCGATCAGGGCGGGCGCAGGCTGGGGCTGCGTTACGATCTGACGATCCCTTTTGCCAAGGTGATTGCCTTAAATCCGGGAATTGAATTCCCCTACCGGCGGTATGAGATCGGCAAGGTGTTCCGCGATGGTCCGGTCAAAAAAGGCCGCCTGCGCGAATTCCTGCAATGTGACGCCGATGTCGCCGGCATTGCCGGACCGCAGGCAGAAGCGGAGCTGATGCAGCTGGCAGCGGAAGCCTTCCGCCGACTGGATATTCCGGTGGTGCTGAAGTGGAACAACCGCCGCTTCCTGGGCGAGATTCTGGGGGCGGCCTTTGTTCCGCCGGAGGAACAGCTCTCGGTCATGCTGACCCTCGACAAGCTGGCTAAGATCGGCAGCGGCGGGGTGCTGGCCGAGCTGACGGACAAGCAGCTAACCGCTCAGACGGTTACACTGATCTCGGAGCTCCTGGAGCTGACGAACCCGGGATTCGAGGAACTGGTGGAGCGCTATAAGCTTGAAGGGCTGCCGGGGACGCTCGAAGTGCAGGCCTTGCAGCAGCTGATTGATGCGGTTGGACTTGCGGACATGTGCGTCTTCGATCCATTTCTGTCACGCGGGCTGTCGTTCTACACGGGGACAGTCTATGAAATCTTCGATGCTTCCGGCGGCTATCCCTCAAGTCTCGGCGGCGGAGGGCGATATGACGCGATCATCGGCAAGCTCGTGGGGCGCGACGATATAGAGTATCCAACCGTCGGCATATCCTTCGGGATGGAATCGATCATGGCCCTGCTGGGTGAGCGCCGGGAGCAGGCAGCGGCGGAGCGTTCCGGCGTGCTGATCATTCCCATTGGCGGGTATTTGCCTCAGGCTCTGGTTGCCGCAGCTAGCCTGCGGTCTGCAGGTATCCGGACCACGGTGGACACGGGCACGCGCAAGCTCAAAAAAACGCTGGCAACAGCCAGCGCCAAAGGCATCCGGTATGTCATTATGGTCGGTGAGAGCGAGGCGGCGGAGGGTAAGCTGCGGCTGAAGGATATGGAGCTGGGAAGCGAGCAGCTGGTTACAACGGAGGAGGCGGTTCGTTCGATTGCGTTGTGA
- a CDS encoding HD domain-containing protein, with product MIHTELITAAENFAKEQLGQDTTGHDWFHTNRVRNTAALIARMEGASVVICTVAALLHDVADEKLNPSKEAGLLKVQTWLTAHLPDEAACRHIMEIIGTMSFSGGGGEPMSTLEGQVVQDADRLDALGAIGITRTMVFSGAKGRPVYDPEIPPRDESLQKEYRDYSKGTAVNHFYEKLLKLKDLMNTPYGKQLAEERHQFMLIFLEQFDKEWNQGAE from the coding sequence ATGATTCATACAGAGCTGATTACAGCAGCAGAGAACTTCGCGAAGGAGCAACTCGGCCAGGATACCACCGGCCATGACTGGTTCCATACTAACCGGGTGCGGAATACTGCGGCGCTGATCGCAAGAATGGAAGGGGCGAGTGTGGTCATCTGCACGGTCGCTGCCCTGCTGCATGATGTAGCAGACGAGAAGCTGAATCCCTCCAAGGAGGCGGGACTGCTCAAAGTACAAACTTGGCTCACCGCACATCTGCCGGATGAAGCTGCGTGCAGGCATATTATGGAGATCATCGGGACAATGTCGTTCAGCGGCGGCGGGGGGGAGCCCATGTCAACGCTGGAAGGGCAGGTGGTCCAGGATGCGGACCGTCTGGATGCGCTGGGGGCCATCGGCATTACGCGGACCATGGTCTTTTCGGGAGCCAAGGGCCGTCCGGTCTATGATCCGGAGATTCCACCGCGTGACGAATCGCTGCAGAAGGAATACCGGGACTATTCCAAGGGCACGGCGGTCAATCATTTTTATGAGAAGCTGCTGAAGCTGAAGGACCTGATGAACACCCCGTATGGCAAGCAGCTCGCGGAGGAGCGGCATCAGTTTATGCTGATTTTTCTGGAGCAATTCGATAAGGAATGGAATCAGGGGGCAGAGTAG
- a CDS encoding DEAD/DEAH box helicase yields MSEEQVKFSDYGLDEEIIRALEVLKYVDPTEVQRKVIPVALKAQDLIVKSQTGSGKTAAFAIPLCELADWAENKPQALVLTPTRELAQQVREDITNIGRFKRIKAVALFGKQSFAPQKLELTQKTHVVVGTPGRVFDHIERGTLNLSRIQYLVIDEADEMLSMGFIEQIEKIIKQLPKERVTMLFSATLPEVIKNLCRKYMTEPVDIEIEASGITTASIEHALIEVVQAAKFGLLSDLLTVENPDSCIIFCRTQEQVNALFRGMADLEYPVDKIHGGMEQDERFEVMNAFKRGQFRYLIATDVAARGIDIENITHVINYDIPLEKESYVHRTGRTARAGKSGKAITFVTPNEHKWVREIESYIGFSLPEMKAPSDDAVAYAKPAFDLKLGKQQVRKAGKTEVMNQDIMKLYFNGGKKKKLRAVDFVGTIAKLEGISAEDIGIITIQDNVTYVDILNGKGSLVLQAMKETTVKGKLLKCHIAKK; encoded by the coding sequence ATGAGTGAAGAACAAGTGAAGTTTAGTGATTATGGTCTGGATGAAGAGATTATCCGCGCGCTGGAGGTTCTGAAGTATGTGGACCCCACCGAGGTGCAGCGGAAGGTGATTCCTGTGGCGCTGAAGGCGCAGGATCTGATCGTCAAGTCGCAGACCGGCAGCGGTAAGACCGCAGCCTTCGCCATCCCGCTCTGCGAGCTGGCCGATTGGGCGGAGAACAAACCCCAGGCGCTGGTGCTGACCCCCACCCGGGAGCTGGCCCAGCAGGTGAGAGAGGATATTACGAACATCGGGCGCTTCAAGCGGATCAAGGCGGTAGCGCTGTTCGGCAAGCAGTCTTTTGCCCCGCAGAAGCTGGAGCTGACCCAGAAGACGCATGTGGTCGTAGGCACGCCGGGCCGTGTATTTGACCATATTGAGCGCGGAACGCTGAATCTCAGCCGGATACAATATCTGGTGATCGACGAAGCGGACGAAATGCTCAGCATGGGCTTCATCGAGCAGATCGAGAAGATCATTAAGCAGCTGCCTAAGGAACGTGTAACGATGCTGTTCTCAGCGACGCTGCCTGAGGTCATTAAGAATCTGTGCCGCAAGTATATGACGGAGCCGGTGGATATCGAGATTGAAGCCAGCGGAATTACTACGGCGTCGATTGAACATGCCCTGATTGAAGTCGTACAAGCTGCCAAGTTCGGGCTGCTCAGTGACCTGCTGACGGTGGAGAACCCGGATAGCTGCATTATTTTCTGCCGGACCCAGGAGCAGGTGAATGCCCTCTTCCGCGGGATGGCCGACCTCGAATATCCGGTGGACAAGATTCACGGCGGCATGGAGCAGGACGAGCGGTTTGAGGTGATGAATGCTTTTAAGCGGGGCCAGTTCCGTTATCTGATTGCCACCGATGTTGCTGCCAGAGGGATTGATATCGAGAACATTACCCATGTCATCAACTACGATATCCCGCTCGAAAAAGAGAGCTACGTCCACCGCACCGGCCGCACCGCCCGCGCAGGCAAAAGCGGCAAAGCCATCACCTTCGTGACGCCGAATGAACACAAATGGGTCAGGGAAATCGAGAGCTACATCGGCTTCAGCCTGCCGGAGATGAAGGCTCCTTCGGACGATGCCGTGGCCTATGCCAAACCTGCCTTCGATCTGAAGCTGGGCAAGCAGCAGGTCCGCAAAGCCGGCAAAACCGAGGTCATGAACCAGGACATCATGAAGCTGTACTTTAACGGCGGGAAGAAAAAGAAGCTTCGAGCGGTCGATTTCGTCGGCACCATTGCCAAGCTTGAGGGCATTTCGGCTGAGGACATCGGGATCATCACGATTCAGGATAACGTGACCTACGTCGATATTCTGAACGGTAAGGGCTCGCTTGTACTGCAGGCGATGAAAGAGACTACCGTGAAGGGCAAGCTGCTGAAGTGCCATATCGCGAAGAAATAA
- the catA gene encoding type A chloramphenicol O-acetyltransferase translates to MIFNPIDMENWKRQEIFNHYLNQGTTFSMTAEIEISGLYRKIKQQEYKLYPALLFLMTRVVNSNTAFRMGYNSAGELGYWDKVDPLYTIADSVSESFSAIWTAGTGDFRAFHDSYLSDVENYKDSGRLFPKTPIPEHTFSVSMIPWTSFTGFNLNISNNGNYLLPIITAGKFMTKGDSIYLPLSLQVHHAVCDGYHAGWFMNEVQAIADRAEEWINYAPHFDSK, encoded by the coding sequence ATGATTTTTAATCCGATTGATATGGAGAACTGGAAAAGACAAGAGATCTTTAATCATTATCTGAACCAGGGTACGACCTTCAGCATGACGGCAGAAATTGAGATTAGCGGTTTATACCGGAAGATAAAGCAACAAGAATATAAGCTGTATCCTGCCCTTCTATTCTTAATGACCCGTGTGGTCAACTCCAATACAGCGTTCAGAATGGGGTACAATAGTGCGGGGGAACTAGGGTATTGGGACAAGGTAGACCCGCTGTATACGATTGCTGACAGTGTCTCGGAATCCTTCTCTGCAATTTGGACGGCTGGCACGGGTGATTTCAGAGCGTTCCATGATTCTTATCTGTCTGATGTTGAGAATTATAAGGATTCCGGGAGATTGTTCCCCAAGACGCCGATTCCTGAGCATACCTTTTCTGTATCTATGATTCCGTGGACGTCCTTTACCGGATTTAACCTGAATATCAGCAATAATGGGAATTACCTTCTGCCCATTATTACCGCAGGGAAATTTATGACTAAAGGCGATTCCATATACCTGCCGCTGTCGTTGCAAGTCCATCATGCGGTCTGTGACGGTTATCATGCAGGATGGTTCATGAACGAGGTTCAGGCCATAGCAGATCGTGCTGAGGAATGGATTAATTATGCACCACATTTTGATTCAAAATAA
- a CDS encoding ABC transporter ATP-binding protein encodes MLRRFFSYYRPYKKLFILDFTCAVGAGLLELAFPVAVNKFIDDLLPGQDWPLILIACVALLGIYALNTAMNYVVTYWGHMLGINIETNMRKKMFDHIQKLSFRFFDNNKTGHLLGRITNDLNDIGEVAHHGPEDVFIAVMTLVGAFVLMADINLQLAVITFIIVPIMAWVIIHFGRSMTETYHRLFGNVGNFNARIEDNVGGIRVVQSFANEEFEKELFAVDNQKFRETKLMAYKLMAKSSSVSYMMTRLITIVVMVCGAWFFIQGELEIGEFVAFILLSNVFFRPIEKINAVIESYPKGIAGFKRYLEVIDTEPDIADKPDAVEAGPLRGDISFSHVSFGYEADRKVLEDISLEVNAGETIAFVGPSGAGKTTICSLLPRFYDVTGGSISIDGIDIRELKLSSLRKQIGIVQQDVFLFSGTIRENIAYGKLDAGLPEIWQAARQARLEELINSLPDGMDTVIGERGVKLSGGQKQRLAIARMFLKNPPILILDEATSALDTETEAAIQQSLADLSVGRTTLVIAHRLTTIKNADRIVVVSEDGISEEGRHEELVNAGGTYSRLYQAQYNA; translated from the coding sequence ATGCTGCGTCGTTTTTTCTCCTATTACCGTCCTTACAAGAAGCTGTTTATCCTTGATTTCACCTGTGCGGTGGGTGCCGGTCTGCTGGAGCTTGCTTTTCCGGTGGCTGTCAATAAATTCATTGATGATCTGCTGCCGGGTCAGGATTGGCCGCTGATTCTGATTGCCTGCGTTGCCCTGCTCGGGATTTATGCGCTCAATACAGCAATGAACTATGTCGTTACCTATTGGGGGCATATGCTGGGCATTAATATTGAAACCAATATGCGTAAAAAAATGTTCGATCATATCCAGAAGCTCAGCTTCCGGTTCTTCGACAACAACAAAACAGGTCACCTGCTCGGCAGAATAACCAATGACCTGAACGATATCGGGGAAGTCGCGCATCACGGGCCGGAGGATGTGTTCATTGCGGTCATGACGCTGGTCGGCGCATTTGTGCTGATGGCCGATATCAATCTCCAGCTGGCTGTGATTACGTTCATCATCGTGCCGATTATGGCCTGGGTCATTATCCATTTCGGACGCAGCATGACTGAAACCTATCACCGTCTATTCGGCAACGTAGGGAACTTCAATGCCCGGATTGAGGATAATGTCGGCGGCATCCGTGTGGTCCAGTCTTTTGCCAATGAAGAATTCGAGAAAGAGCTGTTCGCGGTGGACAACCAGAAGTTCCGCGAGACCAAGCTGATGGCGTACAAGCTGATGGCCAAAAGCTCCTCGGTCAGCTATATGATGACCCGTCTGATCACCATTGTCGTGATGGTCTGCGGGGCGTGGTTCTTCATTCAGGGAGAGCTGGAAATCGGGGAATTCGTCGCTTTCATTCTGCTGTCTAACGTCTTCTTCCGGCCGATTGAGAAGATCAATGCCGTTATCGAGAGCTACCCGAAGGGGATTGCCGGATTCAAGCGTTATCTGGAGGTCATCGACACTGAACCGGACATTGCCGACAAACCGGATGCCGTAGAGGCAGGCCCGCTTCGCGGAGATATCTCTTTCAGCCATGTCAGCTTCGGCTACGAAGCGGACCGGAAGGTGCTGGAGGATATTAGCCTGGAGGTTAACGCCGGTGAAACTATCGCCTTCGTGGGACCCTCCGGTGCAGGTAAAACAACCATCTGCAGCCTGCTCCCCCGGTTCTACGATGTGACCGGCGGCTCGATCTCCATCGACGGGATCGACATCCGTGAGTTGAAGCTCAGCTCGCTGCGCAAGCAGATCGGAATCGTGCAGCAGGATGTGTTCCTCTTCTCCGGCACGATCCGTGAGAATATTGCCTACGGCAAGCTTGATGCAGGACTGCCGGAAATTTGGCAGGCTGCCCGTCAGGCCCGCCTGGAGGAGCTGATTAACAGCCTGCCGGATGGCATGGACACTGTGATCGGCGAACGCGGCGTCAAGCTGTCCGGCGGACAGAAGCAGCGCCTGGCCATCGCCCGGATGTTCCTGAAGAATCCGCCGATTCTGATCCTGGATGAAGCGACCTCTGCGCTCGACACCGAGACAGAAGCAGCGATCCAGCAGTCACTGGCCGACCTGTCGGTGGGCCGCACCACGCTGGTCATTGCCCACCGCCTGACGACGATCAAGAACGCCGACCGGATCGTTGTTGTAAGCGAGGACGGCATCTCCGAGGAAGGCCGCCACGAGGAGCTGGTGAACGCCGGAGGCACTTACAGCCGCCTGTATCAGGCGCAGTATAATGCTTAG
- a CDS encoding YjcZ family sporulation protein, with protein sequence MSENIGGYGGAFTSTGAILVLFILLVIISKSLWV encoded by the coding sequence ATGAGCGAAAATATTGGGGGATACGGCGGAGCTTTCACTTCGACTGGAGCGATTCTGGTTCTGTTCATCCTGCTCGTAATTATCTCTAAATCCCTCTGGGTGTAA
- a CDS encoding CynX/NimT family MFS transporter codes for MKLGRENHKRTSPALSSSAADIRRRWMLVTGIICVAAALRAPFTSVGPLLEMIRDDLGLSNTLAGAITTLPLLAFALLSPFAPRLARKLGLPNILVLAMLTLSMGILVRSASGTLTFFAGTAMIGLSIAVCNVLLPGLIKGKFPHRIGLMTGIYTVSMNICAAAASGLSVPLATRAGLGWRGTLALWFMIAALATIFWIPQLKSLGAGQADTASSSAARVWRSPLAWQVTLFMGLQSLLYYVLIAWFSVILGERGMSAGHAGWILSLMQLAQLPFTFFVPLWVGRMKNQRLPVVITSVLFIAGILGVWLGSTALMALWAICIGIAGGFAFGLAMMFFSLRTRTTQEASELSGMAQSAGYLLAAAGPALFGLLHDAAGSWNVPLALLVLASVLLFAAGMGAGRDRYVGDRL; via the coding sequence ATGAAGCTCGGCCGTGAAAATCACAAGAGGACAAGCCCGGCCTTGTCCTCATCTGCTGCGGATATCCGCAGGAGATGGATGCTCGTCACCGGAATCATCTGTGTGGCCGCTGCCCTGCGCGCTCCGTTCACTTCCGTCGGACCTCTGCTGGAGATGATCCGGGATGACCTGGGGTTATCTAATACTCTGGCGGGAGCGATTACGACTTTGCCTTTACTGGCGTTTGCCCTGCTGTCACCGTTTGCACCCCGGCTTGCCCGCAAGCTGGGACTGCCCAATATCCTGGTGCTGGCCATGCTTACCCTGTCCATGGGAATTCTGGTCCGTTCGGCTTCCGGCACGTTAACCTTCTTCGCAGGTACGGCGATGATCGGTCTGTCGATTGCCGTCTGTAATGTGCTGCTGCCGGGACTGATCAAGGGTAAATTTCCGCACCGCATCGGTCTGATGACCGGAATCTATACCGTGTCCATGAACATATGTGCAGCGGCGGCTTCGGGGCTGAGTGTTCCCTTGGCCACCCGTGCGGGGCTGGGGTGGAGAGGGACGCTGGCGCTCTGGTTCATGATTGCTGCACTGGCTACGATCTTCTGGATTCCGCAGCTGAAGAGTCTGGGCGCGGGACAGGCAGACACTGCCTCCTCTTCAGCGGCACGGGTCTGGCGCTCCCCGCTAGCCTGGCAGGTTACGCTGTTCATGGGGCTGCAATCCCTGCTCTATTATGTGCTGATCGCCTGGTTCTCGGTGATCCTAGGTGAGCGGGGGATGTCTGCCGGCCATGCCGGCTGGATTCTCTCGCTGATGCAGCTGGCCCAACTGCCGTTCACCTTCTTCGTGCCGCTCTGGGTGGGAAGGATGAAGAACCAGCGGCTGCCGGTGGTGATCACTTCGGTTCTGTTTATCGCTGGCATCCTTGGCGTCTGGCTGGGCAGTACCGCACTGATGGCATTATGGGCTATCTGCATAGGGATTGCCGGAGGCTTCGCCTTCGGTCTGGCGATGATGTTCTTCAGCCTGCGCACCCGGACCACACAGGAGGCCAGCGAGCTGTCAGGGATGGCCCAGTCTGCAGGATATTTGCTGGCGGCGGCGGGACCTGCACTGTTTGGCCTGCTGCATGATGCTGCGGGGAGCTGGAATGTACCGCTTGCGCTGCTTGTCTTAGCAAGCGTACTGCTGTTCGCAGCCGGTATGGGGGCCGGACGCGACAGATATGTGGGAGACCGGTTATAA
- a CDS encoding ABC transporter substrate-binding protein, producing the protein MNNWGRKIIWTAVLILAMSAIAACGNKNKAADSKDVQTGNAVAATAAPAETGGAAASEGATRTVTGEFGEVEIPANPKRIAGIYVEDYLKALGVTPVVQWYHPSWGKQDYLNLAVPEYDITGSMEALLEKNPDLIIADGGADEARYEQYSKVAPTYRLPESVLQDSRLILTAVADALGIPEKGKAVLAGYDQKVADGKAALQQALGQEKVAVIRLNVADKTVALFGVNNRYTGVLYNQFGLTPVPMAAEMTEFQSIISEEVIPELGADHIIIFPDNGGWDSEANQEAIKMLDGPLWKNLPAVKNGNIYRMERSHWQSGGITANQMKLDDLLKAMVK; encoded by the coding sequence ATGAACAATTGGGGCCGGAAAATCATTTGGACCGCTGTACTTATCCTGGCAATGTCCGCTATCGCGGCGTGCGGAAATAAGAATAAGGCTGCGGACAGCAAGGATGTGCAGACAGGCAATGCGGTTGCTGCCACCGCAGCTCCTGCGGAGACTGGCGGAGCGGCAGCTTCAGAAGGGGCGACACGGACGGTTACCGGAGAATTCGGGGAGGTGGAGATTCCGGCGAACCCTAAGCGGATCGCGGGAATCTATGTTGAGGATTACCTGAAGGCGCTCGGCGTTACCCCGGTGGTGCAGTGGTATCATCCCAGCTGGGGCAAGCAGGATTATCTGAATTTGGCTGTGCCGGAATACGATATTACCGGAAGCATGGAAGCCCTGCTTGAGAAAAATCCGGATCTGATCATCGCCGACGGCGGGGCGGATGAGGCAAGATACGAGCAATATTCCAAGGTTGCACCTACCTACCGCCTGCCGGAGAGCGTATTGCAGGATTCAAGGCTAATCCTTACAGCGGTCGCAGACGCGCTCGGTATTCCAGAGAAGGGGAAGGCTGTGCTGGCCGGATATGACCAGAAGGTAGCAGACGGCAAAGCTGCGTTGCAGCAGGCCTTGGGACAAGAGAAGGTGGCTGTGATCCGGCTTAATGTGGCAGACAAAACCGTTGCTCTTTTTGGAGTCAACAATCGCTATACCGGTGTGCTCTATAATCAATTCGGTCTGACACCTGTTCCTATGGCCGCTGAGATGACGGAATTCCAGTCGATCATCTCCGAGGAAGTGATCCCGGAGCTTGGGGCGGACCATATCATTATCTTCCCTGACAACGGCGGATGGGACAGTGAAGCCAATCAAGAAGCCATCAAGATGCTGGATGGACCCCTCTGGAAGAACCTGCCTGCGGTCAAGAACGGCAATATCTACCGGATGGAGCGTTCCCACTGGCAATCCGGGGGGATTACCGCCAACCAGATGAAGCTGGATGATCTGCTTAAGGCAATGGTGAAGTAA